A region from the Dinoroseobacter shibae DFL 12 = DSM 16493 genome encodes:
- a CDS encoding AsnC family transcriptional regulator: MTLAEISLDDRLLNEFQRNVPVVARPFAEIAKSVGTTEDTVLARMQALVARGAVTRFGATCRPNTAGASTLAAVSAPEWEVEKTAAIINAQPGVNHSYLREHRWNIWFVATGPDRAHVDAALAQIGAETGLRVLDLRLVAPFNIDLGFDMSGKAAHGVEPSRVATLGAIDATDRKLMQVLSTGLPMVARPFRAVAPVCDLDEAGALRRAARLLEEGYLTRFGVIVRHRALGWRANAMVVWQVPPAQVAQAGPALAAVPGVTLCYQRKAVPGVWPYTLYNMIHGRSREDAMAVLKRARALPELRGVPHEILFSLRCFKQTGALIDLPRKEPA; this comes from the coding sequence ATGACACTGGCTGAAATCTCTCTCGACGATCGGCTACTGAACGAGTTTCAGCGCAACGTACCCGTGGTCGCGCGTCCCTTTGCCGAGATCGCCAAGTCCGTGGGCACGACCGAAGACACCGTCCTCGCCCGGATGCAGGCGCTCGTGGCGCGCGGGGCGGTCACCCGCTTCGGCGCGACCTGCCGACCCAACACCGCCGGGGCCAGCACCCTCGCGGCCGTCTCCGCCCCCGAATGGGAGGTGGAAAAGACCGCGGCCATCATCAATGCGCAACCCGGTGTCAACCATTCCTACCTGCGCGAGCATCGCTGGAACATCTGGTTCGTGGCCACCGGCCCCGACCGTGCCCATGTGGATGCCGCACTCGCCCAGATTGGGGCAGAGACGGGCCTGCGGGTGCTCGACCTGCGTCTGGTGGCGCCGTTCAACATCGACCTGGGCTTCGACATGAGCGGCAAGGCCGCCCATGGTGTCGAACCGTCCCGGGTCGCCACGCTGGGGGCGATCGATGCCACGGACCGCAAGCTGATGCAGGTCCTCTCCACCGGCCTGCCGATGGTTGCCCGCCCGTTTCGCGCGGTGGCCCCGGTCTGCGACCTGGACGAGGCTGGCGCGTTGCGCCGCGCCGCCCGGCTTCTGGAGGAGGGCTATCTGACCCGGTTCGGCGTGATCGTGCGTCACCGGGCCCTTGGATGGCGCGCCAATGCCATGGTCGTGTGGCAGGTGCCGCCCGCACAGGTGGCCCAGGCGGGTCCGGCGCTTGCCGCAGTGCCGGGCGTGACCCTGTGCTATCAGCGCAAAGCCGTGCCGGGTGTCTGGCCCTACACGCTTTACAACATGATCCACGGGCGCAGCCGCGAGGACGCGATGGCGGTCCTGAAACGCGCCCGCGCCCTGCCGGAACTGCGCGGAGTGCCGCATGAGATCCTGTTCTCGCTGCGCTGCTTCAAGCAGACCGGCGCCCTGATCGACCTGCCGCGAAAGGAACCCGCATGA
- a CDS encoding cytochrome D1 domain-containing protein — translation MVRPIASTLLFLTLLFAFWFNQALASEPRSTAGLGVVIERATGAVLIVDRSTHTVLDQVEGFGDLSHASVVFSDDGRYAFVFGRDGGLTKLDLLTGQIVGRVIQSGNAIGGAISDDGTLVAVANYEPGGVRIFDADTLEHVASFDTGAKTIGLVDVPGRRFAFTMWDSGETWLVDMNQPDPEPLIIAGMGENPYDALITGDGRTYIAGLFGEDGLSLLDLWEAEPTPRRILPGYGRGEEPLPVYKMPHLEGWALAGDRFALPAVGRHEVLWLDSRSFEEVGRTATHGQPVFAVARPGGRQVWVNFAHPLNDTIQVLDTATGDVIHSFQPGPAILHMEFAPRGNEVWVSVRDAGKVLIYDTETFALTGEIAAESPSGIFFTARAHRIGL, via the coding sequence ATGGTACGCCCCATCGCCTCGACCCTGCTGTTCCTGACTTTGCTCTTTGCGTTCTGGTTCAACCAGGCGCTCGCCTCGGAACCCCGCAGCACCGCCGGGCTGGGCGTGGTGATCGAACGCGCGACGGGCGCTGTCCTGATCGTCGACCGCAGCACCCACACGGTGCTCGACCAGGTGGAGGGGTTCGGAGACCTCTCCCACGCTTCGGTCGTGTTTTCCGATGACGGGCGGTATGCGTTCGTTTTCGGGCGCGATGGGGGTCTGACCAAGCTCGACCTGCTGACCGGACAGATCGTGGGCCGGGTGATCCAGTCGGGCAATGCCATCGGCGGCGCGATCTCCGATGATGGCACGCTGGTCGCCGTGGCCAATTACGAGCCGGGCGGCGTGCGCATCTTCGACGCGGATACCCTCGAGCACGTGGCCAGTTTCGACACCGGGGCCAAGACCATCGGCCTCGTGGATGTCCCCGGTCGGCGGTTTGCCTTCACCATGTGGGACAGCGGCGAGACCTGGCTGGTGGACATGAACCAGCCGGACCCCGAGCCGCTGATCATAGCCGGTATGGGCGAGAACCCCTATGACGCGCTGATCACCGGTGATGGCCGCACCTATATCGCCGGGCTGTTCGGCGAAGACGGGCTGAGCCTGCTGGACCTGTGGGAGGCCGAGCCCACCCCGCGCCGCATCCTGCCCGGCTACGGTCGCGGCGAGGAACCGCTGCCGGTCTACAAGATGCCCCATCTCGAAGGCTGGGCACTTGCCGGGGATCGCTTCGCGCTTCCGGCTGTCGGCCGTCACGAGGTGCTCTGGCTTGATTCCCGCAGCTTCGAGGAAGTCGGTCGCACGGCGACCCACGGCCAGCCGGTCTTCGCCGTCGCACGCCCCGGAGGGCGGCAGGTCTGGGTGAACTTCGCGCATCCGCTCAACGACACGATCCAGGTGCTCGATACCGCGACCGGCGACGTCATTCACAGCTTCCAGCCTGGCCCGGCGATCCTGCACATGGAATTCGCCCCACGCGGCAACGAGGTGTGGGTGTCCGTCCGCGACGCCGGAAAGGTGCTGATCTACGACACCGAGACCTTTGCGCTGACGGGTGAGATCGCGGCGGAGAGCCCCTCGGGCATCTTCTTCACCGCGCGCGCTCACCGGATAGGATTGTGA
- a CDS encoding c-type cytochrome, with product MSRTVAALCLILCAAGPLQAGETPLDTAALERLVLQDCGSCHGLTRKGGLGPDLRAEALSHWAPEDLAQMILDGLPGTAMPPWRALMTEREAAWIADYLLATE from the coding sequence ATGTCTAGGACCGTCGCAGCGCTCTGTCTGATCCTGTGTGCCGCGGGGCCGCTGCAGGCCGGCGAGACACCGCTGGATACCGCTGCGCTCGAAAGGCTTGTCCTGCAGGATTGCGGGTCCTGCCACGGGTTGACCCGAAAGGGCGGGCTTGGCCCGGACCTGCGCGCCGAGGCCCTTTCCCATTGGGCGCCCGAAGATCTCGCTCAGATGATCCTCGACGGTTTGCCCGGTACCGCAATGCCCCCCTGGCGCGCGCTGATGACCGAACGCGAAGCGGCGTGGATCGCCGATTATCTTCTTGCAACGGAGTAG
- the cobA gene encoding uroporphyrinogen-III C-methyltransferase codes for MRPFGKVSLVGAGPGDPEFLTLRALRLILDAEVIVHDRLVPSEIVNLAKKGTRLISVGKRAGFHPVPQSEINDMLVDIAMTGQDVVRLKGGDPFIFGRGSEEAAELRAHGIRVEIVPGITAAQGTAASTGVPLTHRGLATGVRYVTGHRKADEPLDLDWASLADLDTTLVVYMGGANIAEISRNLIGQGLPVDLPVLAVSRATTPGEQRCLTNLSRVATDVEARVFPSPVLFVIGRVVELATDVGAVMPEAVGRVNDKVKVLHV; via the coding sequence ATGAGACCCTTTGGAAAAGTCAGCCTCGTCGGCGCGGGTCCCGGAGATCCGGAATTTCTGACCCTGCGCGCCCTGCGCCTGATCCTCGACGCCGAAGTCATCGTTCACGACCGGCTCGTCCCCAGCGAGATCGTCAATCTCGCCAAGAAAGGCACGCGGCTGATCTCTGTCGGCAAACGCGCAGGCTTCCATCCGGTGCCGCAATCCGAAATCAACGACATGCTCGTGGACATCGCCATGACCGGCCAGGACGTGGTCCGCCTGAAGGGTGGGGACCCGTTCATCTTCGGGCGGGGCTCGGAAGAAGCCGCCGAGTTGCGGGCCCATGGCATCCGCGTGGAAATCGTGCCCGGCATCACCGCCGCGCAAGGCACCGCGGCCTCGACCGGTGTGCCCCTGACCCATCGCGGCCTGGCCACCGGCGTGCGCTACGTGACCGGCCATCGCAAGGCGGATGAACCGCTGGACCTGGACTGGGCGAGCCTGGCCGATCTCGACACCACCCTCGTGGTCTACATGGGCGGCGCCAATATCGCCGAGATCTCCCGCAACCTGATTGGCCAAGGCCTGCCCGTGGACTTGCCCGTGCTGGCCGTGTCCCGCGCCACCACCCCGGGCGAGCAGCGCTGCCTGACCAACCTCAGCCGTGTCGCCACCGACGTGGAAGCCCGCGTCTTTCCCAGCCCGGTCCTGTTTGTCATCGGGCGCGTCGTCGAATTGGCGACCGATGTCGGCGCCGTGATGCCCGAAGCCGTCGGGCGCGTGAACGACAAGGTGAAGGTGCTCCATGTCTAG
- a CDS encoding nitrite reductase, with the protein MTRSAIRRTSLLASAAFFAVLTAGGAIAQDKPEDHANSPAGAYEPSMTTLGQLNIEIPGRKPGDPVISQAEYDKANTIYFERCAGCHGVLRKGATGKALTTDLTREGGYEYLRDFITYGSPAGMPNWGTSGEMTEEDVDLMARYLLLEPAQPPEFGMAEMRETWKVLVAPEDRPKEKMNDIDIDNLFSVTLRDSGQIALIDGATYEIHSIIETGYAVHISRISASGRYLMVIGRDALINMIDLWMEEPATVATIKIGTEARSVETSKMEGYEDKYAIAGAYWPPQYVIMDGDTLEPLKIQSTRGMIFDEQTYHPEPRVAAILSSHYRPEFIVNVKETGKILLVDYSDIRNLKVTEIEAERFLHDGGLDSTKRYFLTAANARNKIAVIDTKEGELTALLDSDGLTPHPGRGANLNHPVHGPVWATSHLGDETVALIGTDPEGHPDEAWTVVQQLYAMGGGSLFVKSHPTSEHLYVDAPLNPDAEVSGSVAVFKVSELGQEEPEYTVLPIVEWAGITEGQPRVVQGEFNKAGNEIWFSVWNAADLTSAIVVVDDKTLQPKHVIKDERLITPTGKFNVYNTRADVY; encoded by the coding sequence ATGACCAGATCCGCAATCCGGCGAACGAGCCTACTTGCCAGTGCCGCGTTTTTCGCAGTCCTGACAGCGGGCGGAGCAATCGCGCAGGACAAGCCCGAAGACCACGCCAACAGCCCCGCGGGCGCCTATGAGCCCAGCATGACAACGCTTGGGCAACTCAACATCGAAATTCCCGGCCGCAAGCCCGGTGATCCTGTGATCTCGCAGGCCGAGTACGACAAGGCCAACACGATCTATTTCGAGCGTTGCGCCGGCTGCCACGGGGTTCTGCGCAAGGGCGCGACCGGCAAGGCGCTGACGACTGACCTCACCCGCGAAGGCGGCTACGAGTACCTGCGCGACTTCATCACCTATGGCTCCCCGGCGGGCATGCCCAACTGGGGCACCTCGGGCGAGATGACCGAAGAAGACGTGGACCTGATGGCCCGCTACCTTCTGCTGGAGCCCGCGCAGCCGCCCGAATTCGGGATGGCCGAGATGCGCGAGACCTGGAAGGTGCTCGTGGCACCGGAGGACCGCCCGAAAGAGAAGATGAACGATATCGATATCGACAATCTCTTCTCTGTCACGTTGCGCGATTCGGGCCAGATCGCCCTGATCGACGGCGCCACCTACGAGATCCACAGCATCATCGAAACCGGCTACGCGGTTCATATCAGCCGGATTTCGGCCTCGGGACGGTACCTGATGGTGATCGGGCGCGACGCGCTGATCAACATGATCGACCTGTGGATGGAAGAGCCCGCAACGGTCGCCACGATCAAGATCGGCACCGAAGCGCGGTCGGTCGAAACCTCGAAGATGGAAGGCTACGAAGACAAGTACGCGATCGCCGGGGCCTACTGGCCGCCGCAATACGTGATCATGGACGGCGACACCCTGGAGCCGCTCAAGATCCAGTCCACCCGCGGCATGATCTTCGACGAGCAGACGTACCACCCCGAACCGCGCGTGGCGGCGATCCTGTCCTCGCACTACCGGCCGGAGTTCATCGTCAACGTCAAGGAGACGGGCAAGATCCTGTTGGTCGACTACTCGGACATCCGCAACCTGAAGGTGACCGAGATCGAGGCCGAGCGCTTCCTGCACGACGGCGGTCTCGACAGCACCAAGCGGTACTTCCTGACGGCGGCGAACGCCCGCAACAAGATCGCGGTGATCGACACCAAGGAAGGCGAACTCACGGCGCTGCTCGACTCCGATGGCCTGACCCCCCACCCGGGGCGTGGCGCGAACCTGAACCACCCGGTGCACGGGCCGGTCTGGGCAACCTCGCACCTCGGCGACGAGACGGTGGCGTTGATCGGCACCGACCCCGAGGGTCACCCTGACGAGGCCTGGACCGTGGTCCAGCAGCTCTATGCCATGGGCGGCGGGTCGCTCTTCGTGAAGTCGCACCCGACCTCCGAGCACCTCTATGTGGACGCACCGCTCAACCCGGATGCCGAGGTGTCGGGATCGGTCGCGGTCTTCAAGGTGTCCGAGCTTGGCCAGGAAGAGCCGGAATACACGGTTCTGCCGATCGTCGAGTGGGCCGGTATCACCGAGGGCCAACCCCGCGTGGTGCAGGGCGAGTTCAACAAGGCAGGCAACGAGATCTGGTTCTCTGTCTGGAACGCCGCTGACCTGACCTCCGCCATCGTGGTGGTCGACGACAAGACGCTGCAGCCCAAGCACGTGATCAAGGACGAGCGCCTGATCACGCCGACCGGCAAGTTCAACGTCTACAACACCAGGGCCGACGTCTACTGA
- a CDS encoding NosR/NirI family protein: protein MHRLILLILGLVLWLGAGATAPLMAAGGGVLPGDTLAVSTPDPARAARLIGVAPPVRLVREDAPVPGWTVLANGQVAGYIGSTWELSGSVGYSGRPLDVLFGLTPDARVSGAELVQHNEPILTLGISTEDIEAFVSSFAGLNLRAPQETRLAQIPDVISRATVSTGVIRDSMLRSARTLALGRGVMAGDGGIDRVAFEPRDWDALATSGALAHTLVTMTEAHEALKDGRLPPEPGPGAFLDLWIAILDPPTIGRNLLGQQSFTSAVGGLGPNEVALFVASRGLHSHRGTAWRRDGVFDRLSLRQGETVHVFTEDDYVRIDRLAADGAPEFKERSVFRIRGDSGFDPTAPFTLEVQATRATASGDVVFTIPVDYSLPAAFLLPDAAPDTPLWQTVWQDKRPEIAGVATMLAVLTLILFAQESFVSRPRLYRAGRIAFLATTLVWLGWGINGQLSVVQIVAFLHSLLSGFRWETFLIDPVIFMLWSFVALGLLFWGRGVYCGWLCPFGALQELTNRAAQALRVPQIAVPQPIHERLWVIKYVLFVGIVALSFYSMERALVLAEAEPFKTAISMRMLRAWPFVLFVLAILTAGLFIERFYCRYLCPLGAGLAIPAKLKIFDWLHRRPQCGRECRLCEQKCTVGAIDPLGRINPNECILCLKCQWIFHDKDTCTILKRRARSTAAAPGGSP, encoded by the coding sequence ATGCACAGACTGATCCTTCTCATTCTGGGTCTGGTGCTCTGGCTTGGAGCCGGCGCCACAGCCCCCCTGATGGCCGCTGGCGGCGGCGTACTGCCGGGCGACACGCTGGCCGTGAGCACACCCGACCCCGCCCGGGCCGCCCGCCTGATCGGGGTGGCACCGCCCGTGCGCCTTGTCCGAGAGGATGCCCCGGTTCCCGGCTGGACGGTCCTCGCCAATGGACAGGTGGCCGGGTATATCGGCTCCACCTGGGAGTTGTCGGGGTCCGTCGGATATTCGGGCCGGCCGCTCGACGTGCTCTTCGGGCTGACACCGGATGCGCGCGTCTCGGGGGCCGAACTGGTCCAGCACAACGAGCCCATTCTGACACTCGGCATATCGACCGAGGATATCGAGGCCTTCGTCAGCAGCTTCGCAGGCCTGAACCTGCGCGCCCCGCAGGAGACCCGGCTGGCGCAGATCCCAGACGTGATCTCGCGTGCGACCGTCTCCACCGGGGTGATCCGCGATTCGATGCTGCGCAGCGCGCGCACCCTGGCCCTGGGGCGCGGCGTGATGGCGGGCGATGGCGGGATCGACCGCGTGGCATTCGAGCCGCGCGACTGGGACGCGCTCGCGACCTCGGGCGCCCTCGCCCATACCCTCGTGACGATGACCGAAGCCCATGAGGCCCTCAAGGATGGACGCCTGCCGCCCGAACCGGGACCGGGCGCGTTCCTCGATCTCTGGATCGCAATTCTCGATCCGCCGACCATCGGCCGTAACCTGCTGGGCCAACAGAGCTTCACCAGTGCCGTGGGCGGGCTCGGTCCAAACGAGGTCGCACTCTTCGTGGCGTCCCGCGGGCTGCATTCCCACCGCGGCACGGCCTGGCGGCGCGATGGCGTGTTCGACAGGCTCAGCTTGCGGCAGGGCGAGACGGTCCATGTCTTCACCGAAGACGACTATGTGCGCATCGACCGGCTGGCCGCCGACGGAGCGCCGGAGTTCAAGGAGCGCAGCGTGTTCCGCATCCGCGGCGATTCGGGCTTTGACCCGACCGCGCCCTTCACGCTCGAAGTCCAGGCGACCCGCGCCACCGCTTCGGGCGACGTGGTCTTCACGATTCCGGTCGACTACAGCCTGCCCGCGGCGTTCCTGTTGCCCGACGCGGCACCCGACACGCCGCTGTGGCAAACGGTCTGGCAGGACAAGCGCCCCGAGATCGCAGGCGTGGCCACCATGCTGGCGGTGCTGACCCTGATCCTGTTCGCGCAGGAGAGCTTCGTGTCCCGGCCCCGGCTCTACCGCGCGGGTCGCATCGCATTTCTTGCGACCACGCTGGTCTGGCTCGGCTGGGGCATCAATGGACAGCTCTCGGTGGTGCAGATCGTGGCCTTCCTGCATTCCCTGCTCTCGGGCTTCCGCTGGGAGACCTTCCTGATCGACCCGGTGATCTTCATGCTCTGGAGCTTCGTGGCCCTGGGCCTGCTGTTCTGGGGGCGGGGGGTCTATTGCGGCTGGCTGTGCCCCTTCGGCGCGCTGCAGGAGCTGACGAATCGCGCGGCACAGGCTTTGCGCGTGCCGCAGATCGCGGTGCCGCAGCCGATCCATGAACGGCTCTGGGTGATCAAGTACGTTCTGTTTGTCGGGATCGTTGCGCTGTCCTTCTATTCCATGGAACGCGCCCTGGTCCTCGCCGAGGCCGAACCGTTCAAGACGGCGATCTCCATGCGGATGCTGCGCGCCTGGCCTTTCGTGCTGTTCGTGCTGGCGATCCTGACGGCCGGGTTATTCATCGAGCGGTTCTACTGCCGCTACCTGTGCCCGCTGGGCGCGGGGCTCGCCATTCCCGCAAAACTGAAGATCTTCGACTGGCTGCACCGGCGGCCGCAATGTGGCCGCGAATGCCGCCTGTGCGAGCAGAAATGCACCGTGGGCGCGATCGACCCACTGGGCCGGATCAACCCGAACGAATGCATCCTGTGCCTGAAATGCCAGTGGATCTTCCACGACAAAGACACCTGCACGATCCTGAAACGCCGCGCCCGAAGCACCGCTGCGGCCCCCGGAGGTTCCCCATGA
- a CDS encoding NnrS family protein, producing MKQSLHRLFGDGFRIFFLAAGVFGLLAAIYWQAWLGVHAFGGMVTEHSFAPPPHLWHAHEMIFGYAGAALGGFFLTAVPNWTGAKAARHGFIVLVAGLWLAGRVAIWMSGSLPPVLVAAVDLAFLPVLATKILTQLLNRPKPQNMMFLGLLTLVWLANATVHADWIGLGGPGAEVGLRAGLLGICAMIAVLGGRVTPAFTRNAMTRAGRETDLPASRKPVELIGIALAIGLPVLVLAEAPERLIAVLAVICGAAQLARLAGWRTGWTLGQPILWSLHLAFGMLGAGYLLLGLSLTGMGSEVAALHVLGIGTVGGMTVAVMSRAILGHSGRALVAPRPVALAFGLIGLAAVIRWVGSSAQIDLYFAAMLVAGALWIAAMALFVLSLLPAILGSSAAE from the coding sequence ATGAAACAGAGCTTGCACCGCCTTTTCGGCGACGGATTTCGCATCTTCTTCCTCGCGGCGGGCGTGTTCGGCCTGCTGGCGGCGATCTACTGGCAGGCGTGGCTGGGGGTTCATGCCTTCGGCGGCATGGTGACCGAGCACAGCTTCGCGCCGCCGCCGCACCTGTGGCACGCCCATGAGATGATCTTCGGCTATGCCGGTGCGGCCCTGGGCGGTTTCTTCCTGACGGCAGTGCCCAACTGGACCGGGGCCAAGGCCGCGCGGCACGGCTTCATCGTGCTGGTCGCGGGGCTGTGGCTGGCTGGGCGGGTGGCGATCTGGATGTCCGGCAGCCTGCCGCCGGTTCTGGTCGCGGCGGTGGACCTCGCGTTCCTGCCGGTGCTGGCCACCAAGATCCTGACCCAGCTTCTGAACCGCCCGAAGCCACAGAACATGATGTTCCTTGGGCTTCTGACCCTGGTCTGGCTGGCCAATGCGACGGTCCATGCAGACTGGATCGGGCTTGGCGGGCCAGGCGCCGAAGTCGGCCTGCGCGCCGGGCTGCTCGGCATCTGCGCAATGATCGCGGTGCTGGGCGGGCGCGTGACCCCGGCCTTCACCCGCAACGCGATGACCCGCGCCGGACGGGAGACCGACCTGCCCGCGTCGCGCAAGCCGGTCGAGCTGATTGGGATCGCCCTGGCCATCGGGCTGCCTGTGCTCGTGCTCGCCGAAGCCCCCGAGCGGCTCATCGCGGTGCTGGCCGTGATCTGCGGTGCTGCACAACTCGCGCGGCTGGCGGGGTGGCGCACCGGCTGGACCCTGGGACAGCCGATCCTGTGGAGCCTGCACCTGGCCTTCGGAATGCTCGGGGCGGGGTACCTGCTTCTGGGGCTGTCGCTGACCGGCATGGGCAGCGAGGTCGCCGCCTTGCACGTTCTGGGGATCGGAACGGTGGGCGGGATGACCGTCGCGGTGATGTCCCGGGCGATCCTGGGGCATTCCGGACGCGCCCTGGTTGCGCCGCGCCCCGTCGCGCTGGCCTTCGGGCTGATCGGGCTGGCCGCTGTGATCCGATGGGTCGGTTCCTCGGCCCAGATCGACCTCTACTTCGCGGCGATGCTGGTCGCAGGCGCCCTGTGGATCGCGGCTATGGCCTTGTTCGTCCTCAGCCTTTTGCCGGCCATTCTCGGGTCGAGCGCCGCGGAGTAA
- a CDS encoding c-type cytochrome yields MKDVMTKGMARNIFYGGSLFFLAIFLGLTAHSHFYIVNTSTASMELTDSVVLGKKVWEDKTCVNCHSILGEGAYFAPEVGNVMTRWGVVDDPEAAFETLKGWIQAMPTGIEGRRQMPYFELTDEEIRGLSDFLIWTDKIDAQGWPPNDAG; encoded by the coding sequence ATGAAAGACGTCATGACGAAAGGCATGGCCCGCAATATCTTCTACGGCGGGTCCCTGTTTTTCCTAGCGATCTTCCTTGGCCTTACTGCACATAGCCATTTCTATATCGTGAACACCTCGACCGCGTCGATGGAGCTCACCGACAGCGTGGTTCTCGGCAAGAAGGTCTGGGAAGACAAAACCTGTGTCAACTGTCACTCCATCCTCGGCGAAGGCGCCTACTTCGCGCCCGAGGTTGGCAACGTGATGACCCGCTGGGGCGTCGTTGACGATCCCGAAGCGGCCTTCGAAACCCTCAAGGGCTGGATCCAGGCAATGCCGACCGGCATCGAGGGCCGTCGCCAGATGCCTTACTTCGAACTCACCGATGAGGAGATCCGCGGTCTGTCGGACTTCCTGATCTGGACCGACAAGATCGACGCCCAGGGCTGGCCGCCGAACGACGCCGGTTAA
- a CDS encoding cbb3-type cytochrome c oxidase subunit I encodes MKYESQKIAYAYFATALGLFAIQVIGGLLAGWVYVSPNTLSELVPFNTIRMLHTNSLIVWLLLGFFGAAYFLIPEEAEREIHSPMLAYVQLAILVVGTLGVVVTYLFNPFEGHWLLGKEGREFIEQPKWVKAGIVVAALIFLYNVSMTSLKGRKTAITNILLLGLWGLALLFLFSFYNPHNLSLDKMYWWYVVHLWVEGVWELIMASILAYLMLKLTGVDREVVEKWLYVIVAAALFSGILGTGHHYYWIGTPGYWQWIGSIFSSLEVIPFFAMMAFAFVMVWKGRRDHPNKAALLWSLGTATLAFFGAGVWGFLHTLHGVNYYTHGTQITAAHGHLAFFGAYVALNLAIISYAMPILKGRDPYNQVLNMASFWMMAGGMTFMTFVLTFAGTVQTHLQRVMGIDYMSVQDDITIFYWMRFGSGVVVVLGALLFIYAIFVPRKEIIEPNDRSVAAETPAE; translated from the coding sequence ATGAAATACGAATCACAGAAAATCGCCTATGCCTATTTCGCAACGGCTCTCGGGCTGTTCGCGATCCAGGTTATCGGCGGATTGCTGGCGGGGTGGGTCTATGTCTCCCCCAACACGCTATCGGAACTGGTGCCTTTCAACACCATTCGCATGTTGCACACCAACAGCCTCATCGTCTGGCTCCTGCTGGGCTTCTTCGGGGCAGCCTATTTCCTCATCCCCGAGGAGGCGGAGCGCGAGATCCATTCGCCCATGCTCGCCTATGTCCAGCTGGCGATCCTGGTCGTCGGCACCCTGGGTGTGGTCGTCACATACCTGTTCAACCCGTTCGAGGGCCACTGGCTGCTCGGCAAGGAAGGACGTGAGTTCATCGAACAACCGAAATGGGTCAAGGCAGGCATCGTCGTGGCGGCGCTGATCTTCCTCTACAACGTCTCCATGACCTCGCTGAAAGGCCGCAAGACCGCGATCACCAACATCCTGTTGCTCGGTCTGTGGGGTCTGGCGCTGCTGTTCCTGTTCTCCTTCTACAACCCGCACAACCTGTCGCTCGACAAGATGTACTGGTGGTACGTCGTGCACCTGTGGGTCGAAGGCGTGTGGGAGCTGATCATGGCCTCCATCCTGGCCTACCTGATGCTCAAGCTCACCGGCGTGGACCGCGAAGTGGTCGAGAAATGGCTCTATGTCATCGTCGCCGCCGCGCTGTTCTCGGGCATCCTGGGGACCGGGCACCACTACTACTGGATCGGCACGCCGGGTTACTGGCAGTGGATCGGATCGATCTTCTCCAGCCTCGAAGTCATCCCCTTCTTCGCCATGATGGCCTTCGCCTTCGTGATGGTCTGGAAGGGCCGCCGGGATCACCCGAACAAGGCCGCGCTGCTGTGGTCGCTCGGGACTGCGACCCTCGCGTTCTTCGGTGCCGGTGTCTGGGGCTTCCTGCACACGCTGCACGGGGTGAACTACTATACCCACGGCACGCAGATCACTGCCGCGCACGGTCACCTGGCCTTCTTCGGAGCCTATGTCGCGCTCAACCTCGCGATCATAAGCTACGCGATGCCGATCCTGAAGGGCCGCGATCCGTACAACCAGGTGCTCAATATGGCATCCTTCTGGATGATGGCCGGCGGCATGACCTTCATGACCTTCGTGCTGACCTTCGCGGGCACCGTGCAGACCCACCTGCAGCGCGTCATGGGCATCGACTACATGAGCGTGCAGGACGATATCACCATCTTCTACTGGATGCGGTTCGGATCCGGTGTGGTCGTGGTGCTCGGGGCGTTGCTGTTCATCTACGCGATCTTCGTGCCCCGCAAGGAGATCATTGAACCCAACGACCGGTCCGTTGCAGCCGAAACACCTGCGGAGTGA